The following coding sequences lie in one Chanos chanos chromosome 4, fChaCha1.1, whole genome shotgun sequence genomic window:
- the LOC115809190 gene encoding protein LBH has product MTEVMNSCETAVADFGVSGTSEDQGISFQIFPDSHERFPKLSKRLPSIVVEPTEGGEVESGELRWPPDDLSSKVEPRDAQAQATGETTAEGSEVDRAVTN; this is encoded by the exons ATGACAGAGGTCATGAACAGCTGTGAGACAGCCGTGGCGGATTTCGGAGTGAGCGGTACCAGTGAGGACCAGGGCATTTCTTTTCAG ATCTTCCCTGATTCTCATGAGCGGTTTCCTAAGCTGTCCAAGCGTCTGCCGTCGATTGTGGTGGAGCCCACGGAGGGCGGTGAGGTGGAGAGTGGCGAGCTCCGCTGGCCTCCTGATGACCTCAGCTCCAAGGTTGAACCCAGAGACGCCCAGGCCCAAGCCACAG gtgaaacGACAGCGGAGGGTTCTGAGGTGGACAGAGCGGTGACAAACTGA